One Vanessa cardui chromosome 4, ilVanCard2.1, whole genome shotgun sequence genomic window carries:
- the LOC124544411 gene encoding putative odorant receptor 92a — MSGERNWEIDLFDEAIRKVQAYLKPIGLQFDYLGRRTIWKRLQVMWWFSMNTLWITTSIISQIAWLIHGIVTGKSFIQLTNLGPCLALCLQSNIQTLYFVKHGRQVCELVQAIRTLQSITAENKLKEVDIRFLKSQMKMFYFAVNSLTIIIAIGVPTFGISPLITIALNYYNEGEIKLVLPFLLLYPFDTTDIRFWPIAYIHQMWAAVFAVLAVLGPYFLYYACSAFVIFQFYVLQNDLENVVPFKDNLNIQLMDEEFKKSLYNIIDRHRKLIECVDLMEFIYTESFLLNVITSTLLICLTGFNVTAIKDFTIVVPFLEFLTMGFVQIYFLCYYGDMIMIYSMKVTDAAYNCQWYRAEKSIVTYLMIISARARKPCKMTALKFSDVNFKTFTKILSSSWSYFALLTSLYRE, encoded by the exons ATGTCGGGAGAAAGAAATTGGGAAATAGATTTGTTCGATGAAGCAATACGGAAGGTGCAAGCATACTTAAAACCAATTGGGCTGCAATTTGATTATCTCGGTCGCAGAACTATCTGGAAACGCTTACAAGTTATGTGGTGGTTCTCTATGAATACATTGTGGATAACTACTAGTATAATTAGTCAGATAGCATGGCTGATACACGGTATTGTCACAGGGAAGAGTTTTATACAGCTTACCAACTTAGGGCCATGTCTCGCTTTATGCCTCCAAAGTAATATACAAACGCTTTACTTCGTGAAACACGGTCGTCAAGTTTGCGAATTAGTACAAGCCATACGCACTCTTCAATCAATAACCGCTGAAAACAAACTGAAAGAAGTcgacattcgatttttaaaaagtcAAATGAAAATGTTCTATTTTGCTGTAAATAGCCTGACCATCATTATTGCCATTGGGGTACCGACATTTGGAATAAGCCCCTTAATAACTATTGCTTTGAATTACTATAATGAGGGTGAAATTAAACTAGTATTGCCTTTTTTACTGCTGTATCCGTTCGATACAACTGACATACGATTTTGGCCGATTGCTTACATTCATCAAATGTGGGCAG cgGTATTTGCAGTACTAGCAGTTCTGGGtccatactttttatattacgcTTGCTCGGCATTTGTAATTTTCCAATTTTATGTCCTCCAAAATGATTTGGAAAACGTTGTACCCTTCAAGGACAAccttaatattcaattaatggATGAGGAGTTTAAGAAGAGTCTATACAATATAATCGATCGTCACAGAAAATTGATTGa GTGTGTGGATCTTatggaatttatttatacagagtCTTTTCTGCTTAATGTCATTACGAGTACATTGCTAATATGCCTCACCGGATTTAACGTCACG GCTATTAAAGACTTCACTATAGTCGTGCCCTTCTTGGAGTTTCTTACAATGGGctttgtacaaatatattttctgtgCTACTATGGCGATATGATTATGATTTAT aGCATGAAAGTTACTGATGCGGCCTACAATTGTCAGTGGTATAGAGCAGAGAAGTCCATTGTAACATATCTGATGATAATATCTGCCAG AGCTCGGAAACCATGTAAAATGACAGCGCTCAAGTTTTCTGATGTCAACTTCAAAACGTTcactaaa atattaAGTTCATCTTGGTCATACTTTGCTTTGCTGACTTCGCTATATCGCGAGTAA